One genomic window of Novosphingobium aureum includes the following:
- a CDS encoding TonB-dependent receptor — MKKSLSSRTLASTAALAIAMTATLSGTAHAQAAGAEDIVVTTQRNNETQVLGSGSLGALGVQDAMDTPFAVKSYSEALILNQQPYTLGQVLENDPSVRSSLGYGNASETFVIRGFPLYGEDIAIDGLFGITPRQLVSPELYDQVQILNGASSFLFGAAPGGSALGGTVNLMPKRAKAVPTTRVTANYLSGSNFGGSFDVGRRFGSDGALGVRVNGAGRWGDVAINDEYRGNTVLGLGLDYTTGALRLSLDLAYQRVKVSHMRPMVQLVGVTEVPDAPDSDLNYGQAWNYTTLRDIYGIAKIEYDVAEDFTLYASAGARDSAERGKYQGFNVTDAETGDAYVTGSQIPRNDNNEAAQAGLRGKFVTGPLTHQLNLGASHLRQVNRNAYGFGSFAGAPSNLYDPVQVPDFAYDAFTGGDIEDPFAMSKIRQSSLFASDQIGLFDDKVQLIAGLRHQNIEIRSFCGGSVFGGFPLDSCTPGEQTDKYDESATTPVFGLVLRPNEHVSVYANRIEALLQGPQAPSGTINSGEIFAPFAAVQYEIGGKLQYENWMASIAFYQTDRPQSFTITQDDGSTLFTLDGKQRNKGMEVTFNGEPVDGLRLIAGFAVSDAKQKRTQGGIYDGLRAIGVPTYTANANVEWDLAFVPGMTLTGRVMQTGKQYVDQANDLKVKDWTRFDLGARYVMAVNETPVTLRAGIDNVADKRYWSSALGGYLVQGLPRTFKASVTVEY; from the coding sequence TTGAAGAAGTCACTTTCCAGCCGCACGCTTGCGAGCACTGCCGCTCTCGCCATCGCCATGACCGCCACGCTCTCGGGCACCGCGCACGCACAGGCCGCAGGCGCTGAAGACATCGTCGTCACGACCCAGCGCAACAACGAGACACAAGTACTGGGCAGCGGCTCGCTGGGCGCGCTGGGCGTGCAGGACGCCATGGACACGCCCTTCGCGGTAAAGTCCTATTCCGAAGCGCTGATCCTCAACCAGCAGCCCTATACGCTGGGACAGGTGCTCGAAAACGACCCCTCGGTGCGCTCGAGCCTGGGCTACGGCAACGCCTCCGAGACCTTCGTGATCCGCGGCTTCCCGCTCTACGGCGAGGACATCGCGATCGATGGCCTCTTCGGCATCACCCCGCGCCAGCTCGTCTCGCCCGAGCTTTACGACCAGGTGCAGATCCTCAACGGCGCCAGCTCGTTCCTGTTCGGTGCGGCGCCGGGCGGTTCGGCGCTGGGCGGGACCGTCAACCTGATGCCCAAGCGCGCCAAGGCCGTGCCTACCACGCGCGTCACCGCAAACTACCTGTCGGGCAGCAATTTCGGTGGCTCTTTCGACGTTGGTCGTCGCTTCGGCAGCGACGGTGCGCTTGGCGTCAGGGTCAATGGTGCGGGCCGCTGGGGTGACGTCGCCATCAATGACGAATACCGCGGCAACACGGTTCTGGGCCTCGGCCTCGACTACACCACCGGAGCGCTGCGCCTCTCGCTCGACCTCGCCTACCAGCGGGTCAAGGTGAGCCACATGCGTCCGATGGTCCAGTTGGTGGGCGTGACCGAAGTGCCCGATGCGCCCGACTCCGACCTCAACTACGGACAGGCCTGGAACTACACCACGCTTCGCGACATCTACGGCATCGCCAAGATCGAGTACGACGTGGCCGAAGACTTCACCCTCTACGCCTCGGCTGGCGCACGCGACAGCGCCGAGCGCGGCAAGTACCAGGGCTTCAACGTCACCGATGCCGAGACCGGCGATGCCTACGTCACCGGCTCGCAGATCCCGCGCAACGACAACAACGAGGCCGCGCAGGCAGGTCTTCGCGGCAAGTTCGTCACCGGCCCGCTCACGCACCAGCTCAACCTCGGCGCCTCGCACCTGCGCCAGGTCAATCGCAACGCCTATGGCTTCGGCTCATTCGCCGGCGCCCCCAGCAACCTCTACGATCCGGTACAGGTCCCCGACTTCGCCTACGATGCCTTCACTGGCGGTGACATCGAGGATCCCTTCGCGATGAGCAAGATCCGCCAGAGCAGCCTGTTCGCCTCGGACCAGATCGGCCTGTTCGACGACAAGGTCCAGCTGATCGCGGGTCTGCGCCACCAGAACATCGAGATCCGCTCGTTCTGTGGCGGCTCGGTATTCGGCGGTTTCCCGCTCGACAGCTGCACGCCGGGCGAACAGACCGACAAGTACGACGAGAGCGCGACCACCCCGGTCTTCGGCCTGGTGCTGCGCCCGAACGAACACGTCTCGGTCTATGCCAACCGCATCGAGGCACTGCTGCAGGGGCCGCAGGCTCCCTCGGGCACGATCAACTCGGGCGAGATTTTCGCACCCTTCGCTGCCGTGCAGTACGAGATCGGCGGCAAGCTCCAGTACGAAAACTGGATGGCCTCGATCGCCTTCTACCAGACCGATCGCCCGCAGAGCTTCACCATCACCCAGGACGATGGCTCGACCCTGTTCACGCTCGATGGCAAGCAGCGCAACAAGGGCATGGAAGTCACCTTCAACGGTGAACCCGTCGACGGGCTGCGCCTGATCGCGGGCTTCGCGGTCAGCGATGCCAAGCAGAAGCGCACGCAGGGCGGCATCTACGACGGGCTGCGCGCGATCGGCGTGCCGACCTATACCGCCAACGCCAACGTCGAATGGGACCTCGCCTTCGTCCCGGGCATGACGCTCACCGGGCGTGTGATGCAGACCGGCAAGCAGTACGTCGATCAGGCAAACGACCTCAAGGTCAAGGACTGGACCCGCTTCGACCTTGGCGCGCGCTACGTCATGGCGGTGAACGAGACCCCGGTGACGCTGCGCGCCGGCATCGATAACGTCGCTGACAAGCGCTACTGGTCCTCGGCTCTTGGCGGCTACCTCGTCCAGGGCCTGCCACGCACATTCAAGGCCTCGGTCACCGTCGAGTACTGA
- a CDS encoding alpha/beta fold hydrolase: protein MDKTAIDPDIATFIATMQQDWERHPPFASLSFDEARAAAEDVRARWREGGPVMAETRDLSVETACGPLPVRIHYPVDADQLTVMVYLHGGGFTLFSIETHDRLMREYAAATGCAVIGVDYPLSPETKFPVALDRIAALVAALPDHAAQWNIDAARVVLAGDSAGANLAVATCFKLREALGEIPVAALLLNYGAFAHGTSDQAESRYGGADSILNAEEMDFYWANYLTSPADYADPFACPLLGDMTGLPPAILIVPELDILSEQSSAIAAKMHEAGCEVQLLRYAGATHSFLEAMSISPLAQRAIADGANFVRDRIMDQSTAQKQAT, encoded by the coding sequence ATGGACAAGACCGCCATCGATCCGGACATCGCCACCTTCATCGCAACGATGCAGCAGGACTGGGAACGCCACCCGCCCTTCGCGAGCCTTTCCTTCGACGAAGCCCGCGCTGCAGCCGAAGATGTACGCGCACGCTGGCGTGAGGGCGGGCCGGTCATGGCCGAAACCCGGGACCTGAGCGTCGAGACCGCTTGCGGGCCGCTGCCGGTGCGCATTCATTATCCAGTTGATGCCGACCAGCTGACGGTCATGGTCTATCTTCACGGCGGCGGCTTCACGCTGTTCAGCATCGAGACCCACGACCGGCTGATGCGCGAATACGCGGCAGCGACCGGCTGCGCCGTCATCGGCGTCGACTACCCCCTGTCGCCCGAGACCAAATTCCCGGTCGCGCTCGATCGCATCGCCGCTCTCGTGGCAGCGCTGCCGGACCATGCCGCGCAATGGAACATCGATGCAGCGCGCGTGGTGCTTGCCGGGGATTCGGCGGGTGCGAACCTTGCGGTCGCGACCTGCTTCAAGCTGCGCGAGGCGCTGGGCGAAATTCCTGTCGCGGCGCTCCTGCTGAACTACGGCGCTTTCGCGCATGGCACTTCCGATCAGGCGGAAAGCCGTTACGGCGGAGCGGATTCCATTCTCAACGCTGAGGAAATGGACTTCTACTGGGCCAACTACCTCACCAGCCCCGCAGACTACGCCGATCCTTTCGCCTGCCCGCTGCTGGGCGACATGACCGGCTTGCCCCCGGCGATCCTGATCGTGCCCGAACTCGACATCCTCTCCGAGCAGAGCAGCGCCATCGCCGCGAAGATGCACGAGGCAGGCTGCGAGGTTCAGCTCCTGCGCTATGCCGGAGCCACGCATAGCTTCCTTGAGGCGATGTCCATCTCGCCACTGGCGCAGCGCGCCATCGCCGACGGGGCGAACTTCGTAAGGGACCGGATCATGGACCAGTCGACTGCACAAAAGCAGGCAACATGA
- the pdxR gene encoding MocR-like pyridoxine biosynthesis transcription factor PdxR: protein MRDQIDTERAVPVYMQIIHALIRDIENGRLTSGTYLPSSRELASAIGVNRKTVVLAYEDLIAQGWLVSKGTRGTMVSQSLPQPTSEPEASGVQMPEGAEFDFARPPERPLALPGTRGIKLDEGAPDGRLFPAELLTRAYRASANAAAATNGFQYRDPRGLPSLRESIAEMLRSERGLVVGPENICITRGSQNAIFLAAQVLVKPGDSVIMEDVTYEPAVAAFRNRGAKVIPVRLDGHGINLADVEQACRRERVRALFLTPHHQFPTTVALRPERRLRILDLARQFGFAVIEDDYDHEFHFESQPLLPMAAYAPGRTIYVGSLSKLLLPALRIGFIAAPREVIDAVAHVVSLVDGMGNSLTEGAADELIRNGELRRHARKVRQVYARRREAFAATLDDLFGNIADYALPDGGLAFWLRFPDAEHIDRIEERAPARGLRFASSRSFMLRPEAPRGLRLGFASLGEIEARDALRVLRASID from the coding sequence TTGCGTGACCAGATCGACACCGAACGCGCGGTGCCGGTCTACATGCAGATCATCCATGCCCTGATCCGCGATATCGAGAACGGTCGGCTGACCTCGGGCACCTATCTGCCCAGCAGCCGCGAACTGGCCAGCGCGATCGGGGTCAACCGCAAGACCGTGGTGCTCGCCTACGAGGACCTGATCGCGCAGGGCTGGCTGGTCTCCAAGGGGACGCGCGGGACAATGGTCTCGCAATCGTTGCCACAGCCCACCAGCGAACCCGAGGCCAGCGGCGTCCAGATGCCCGAGGGAGCCGAGTTCGACTTCGCCCGTCCACCGGAACGCCCGCTCGCCCTGCCCGGAACGCGCGGCATCAAGCTTGACGAGGGCGCGCCGGACGGACGCCTGTTTCCGGCAGAACTGCTTACGCGCGCCTATCGGGCATCAGCCAATGCCGCAGCCGCAACCAACGGCTTCCAGTACCGCGATCCGCGCGGGCTGCCGTCGCTGCGCGAAAGCATTGCCGAAATGCTGCGTTCCGAACGCGGGCTGGTGGTGGGACCGGAAAACATCTGCATCACCCGCGGCAGCCAGAATGCGATCTTCCTGGCAGCGCAGGTCTTGGTGAAACCGGGCGATTCGGTGATCATGGAAGACGTGACCTACGAGCCGGCCGTGGCTGCCTTCCGCAATCGCGGCGCCAAGGTGATCCCGGTGCGGCTCGATGGCCACGGCATCAATTTGGCCGATGTCGAGCAGGCCTGCCGGCGCGAGCGGGTGCGGGCCCTGTTCCTCACCCCGCACCACCAGTTCCCGACCACCGTGGCGCTGCGCCCCGAGCGCCGCCTGCGCATCCTAGACCTCGCCCGCCAGTTCGGGTTCGCGGTGATCGAGGATGACTACGACCACGAGTTCCACTTCGAATCCCAGCCGCTCCTGCCGATGGCGGCCTATGCCCCTGGCCGCACGATCTATGTCGGCTCGCTGAGCAAGCTGCTGCTGCCTGCATTGCGTATCGGCTTCATCGCCGCGCCGCGCGAGGTGATCGACGCAGTCGCTCACGTCGTCTCGCTCGTCGATGGCATGGGCAACAGCCTGACCGAGGGCGCCGCCGACGAACTGATCCGCAACGGCGAACTGCGCCGCCACGCACGCAAGGTCCGCCAGGTCTATGCCCGCAGGCGCGAAGCCTTCGCGGCAACGCTGGACGACCTGTTCGGCAATATCGCCGACTATGCCCTGCCCGACGGCGGACTTGCCTTCTGGCTGCGCTTCCCCGACGCGGAACATATCGACCGCATCGAGGAACGCGCACCCGCACGCGGCCTGCGCTTTGCCTCGTCACGCTCGTTCATGCTGCGCCCCGAAGCGCCGCGCGGTCTGCGCCTCGGTTTTGCGAGCCTTGGCGAGATCGAGGCCCGCGATGCCCTGCGCGTCCTGCGCGCGAGTATCGACTGA
- a CDS encoding PepSY-associated TM helix domain-containing protein, which produces MTKTKPGKKSGATHAFWMAVHRYSGLAILVFLAFAALTGSLLCFMKPLDEALNADLFAQSRVAGPAPVTRLVETFAQANPDYEVRSFPLAVAPDARIPVKVTARPASDGSGEINQVFLDRATGTLVGARSYDPALDRRGFVELLHDVHYTLLLDAPGRWFMGVVAIAWTISNLVGAYLTFPVRGAFWKQWKRSWKFSFKSPFPRQMLDLHRAAGLWLLVPLMLLAVTSVGFNFFNEAYGPMVEVLVPERDLPLPQVQSPEPLTYTSAVGQARALSQDFPEKWQPASVIYDPENARIGVTLSDDGRLSYHDLGPIYIYFEAASGKVAEVFDPYHGNTNLAMYRWLYPVHSGKIAGLPTIALVFVCGIAVFAMCVTGIYLWWKKRPSRKRPARKAKANRTKPDDAPRTVALEPASASAMATRSPE; this is translated from the coding sequence ATGACCAAGACCAAGCCCGGCAAGAAGTCGGGAGCGACACATGCATTCTGGATGGCGGTACATCGCTATTCGGGCCTCGCGATCCTGGTATTCCTCGCCTTTGCCGCGCTGACCGGCAGCCTCCTGTGCTTCATGAAGCCGCTCGACGAAGCTCTCAACGCCGATCTCTTCGCACAAAGCCGTGTCGCCGGCCCTGCGCCCGTGACCCGCCTCGTCGAGACCTTTGCGCAAGCCAATCCCGATTACGAGGTCCGCTCGTTCCCGCTGGCCGTCGCCCCGGATGCGCGTATTCCGGTAAAGGTCACGGCGCGCCCTGCCAGCGACGGCAGCGGCGAGATCAACCAGGTCTTCCTCGACCGCGCCACGGGAACCCTCGTCGGAGCGCGGTCCTACGATCCAGCACTCGACCGGCGCGGCTTTGTCGAACTGCTCCACGACGTGCACTACACGCTTCTGCTCGATGCTCCCGGTCGCTGGTTCATGGGCGTGGTCGCGATTGCCTGGACGATCAGCAACCTGGTCGGTGCCTATCTCACGTTCCCGGTCAGGGGCGCATTCTGGAAACAGTGGAAGCGCAGCTGGAAATTCAGCTTCAAGAGCCCTTTCCCTCGCCAGATGCTCGACCTGCACCGCGCTGCGGGGCTGTGGCTGCTGGTCCCGCTCATGCTGCTCGCGGTGACTTCGGTCGGCTTCAACTTCTTCAACGAGGCCTATGGCCCGATGGTCGAGGTACTGGTTCCAGAGCGTGACCTGCCCCTGCCCCAAGTGCAGAGCCCCGAACCGCTGACCTATACCTCGGCGGTCGGACAGGCCCGTGCACTGAGCCAGGACTTTCCGGAAAAATGGCAGCCGGCCTCGGTCATCTACGACCCCGAAAACGCGCGCATCGGCGTTACCCTCAGTGACGACGGTCGCCTGTCCTACCACGACCTCGGGCCGATCTACATCTACTTCGAGGCTGCCAGCGGCAAGGTCGCTGAAGTCTTCGATCCCTATCACGGCAATACCAACCTCGCGATGTACCGCTGGCTCTACCCGGTGCACTCAGGCAAGATCGCGGGCCTCCCGACCATCGCGCTGGTCTTCGTGTGCGGGATCGCGGTCTTCGCGATGTGCGTGACCGGCATCTACCTGTGGTGGAAGAAACGCCCCTCGCGCAAGCGCCCGGCACGCAAGGCCAAAGCGAACAGGACAAAGCCTGACGACGCGCCGCGCACGGTCGCACTGGAGCCCGCCTCCGCATCCGCCATGGCGACAAGGAGCCCCGAATGA
- a CDS encoding amidohydrolase family protein, protein MTLRAALLALTVPLSTATILASPAFARPIADAAQLPITPARTLRIDAQSGTWVSLDISPDGKTVVFDMLGDIYTMPIGGGEARQLTTGLGFDTQPTFSPDGRSIAFVSDRSGADNVWVMKRDGSGARALTRSDDVGVFASPAWNTQGTGLFVSRYYADVNNYALVSVDLDGSLTSLAPVKPVADAPRASWHSTLGAVAAPDGRHVYFARLTGGLDFDEINTWSIVRRDLETGEEQVVVGDSGERGHERPTVFRPMIAPDGRTLAYATRRGSETQLRLRDLATGLDRKIAQTEPDQLEASMWQDIVPRYAFTPDGKALLLTRAGRFERVDIADGTVTPVPFHAAMEVAVAPSTRVDIREDRGPVQARLVQAPVASPDGTMLAYSALGHIYLQKADGTGAPVRLDRGAERDEELAFLPGWSPDGRELVYVTWSEASGGMVWKQSVDRIGEPQAMAATRAYYSYPVFTPDGREVVTLRSPMAARRKATFDIGQMRQSDLVALPASGAQGPEDLRVIHSGMIGSRPQFTKAPGKVHLLTPRGLAAIDMATGKSALVAQVTGPGYYFLEGNTPVDDIRISPDGEWLLVQTVEQLTLVRTPEPGTSIDLDDPAVPTRRLTTVGADFFEWERDGSIDWSVGSRFHHLALAQALPGAAGEPEALARVTDMKVEAPRAMASGTLLLRGARILTMADADRIIADADLLITDGRIAAVGPRGSFPVPAGTTVRDVTGKTILPGFIDEHDHVAEIRRNVLSLDDWGLKSRLAWGVTTSFDPSTLSIDMLAYQDLLDTGAMIGPRLRSTGPAIFSFNRFASLDEVRAVMRRYRDDWGLRNIKQYRTGNRRVRQWMAMGARELGLQPTTEGALSLKLDLTQMLDGFAGNEHALAAPLGDDVIGLMTAMRTSYATTMMITHRGPDGADWFANESHASTNPKIAHFWPPVAIEQKLGERPGRPLATYGFDEIAGGAARLAQAGGLVGMGAHGEVPGIGFHWEMFAHVLGGMETRSALHAATAGSAETIGRLADLGTIEAGKLADLVVLDADPLADIHNTLRIASVMRDGHLYAADTLDRIWPEPRPMPAPWFADRDGPEQWLPAMPDDAGAPD, encoded by the coding sequence ATGACCTTGCGTGCAGCCCTGCTGGCCCTGACCGTCCCGCTGAGCACCGCGACGATACTGGCTTCCCCGGCTTTCGCCCGCCCCATTGCCGACGCGGCACAATTGCCGATCACGCCCGCCCGGACGCTGCGGATCGACGCACAGAGCGGCACCTGGGTCTCGCTCGACATCTCGCCCGACGGCAAGACCGTCGTATTCGACATGCTGGGCGACATCTACACGATGCCGATCGGCGGAGGCGAGGCACGCCAGCTGACCACCGGGCTCGGCTTCGACACCCAGCCGACCTTCTCGCCCGACGGACGCTCGATCGCTTTCGTCTCGGACCGCAGCGGCGCGGACAATGTCTGGGTCATGAAGAGGGACGGCAGTGGCGCACGCGCGCTGACGCGCTCCGATGACGTTGGCGTCTTCGCATCTCCAGCCTGGAACACGCAGGGCACCGGGCTGTTCGTCAGCCGCTACTATGCCGACGTCAACAACTATGCGCTGGTCAGCGTCGATCTCGACGGATCGCTGACCTCGCTCGCACCGGTAAAGCCCGTAGCCGATGCCCCACGCGCGAGCTGGCACAGCACGCTTGGCGCAGTGGCGGCTCCCGACGGCCGCCATGTCTATTTCGCGCGCCTTACCGGCGGGCTCGACTTCGACGAGATCAACACCTGGTCCATCGTGCGCCGCGACCTGGAAACCGGCGAAGAACAGGTCGTTGTCGGCGACAGCGGCGAGCGCGGCCACGAACGTCCGACCGTGTTCCGCCCGATGATCGCACCCGATGGCAGGACCCTCGCCTATGCCACGCGGCGCGGCAGCGAAACGCAACTGCGCCTGCGCGACCTCGCCACCGGCCTCGACCGAAAGATCGCACAAACAGAGCCCGACCAGCTCGAAGCCTCGATGTGGCAGGACATCGTTCCGCGCTATGCCTTCACGCCCGATGGCAAGGCGCTCCTGCTGACGCGCGCGGGGCGCTTCGAGCGGGTCGACATCGCCGATGGCACCGTCACCCCGGTGCCGTTCCACGCCGCGATGGAGGTCGCCGTCGCCCCTTCGACCCGCGTCGACATCCGCGAGGATCGCGGACCGGTGCAGGCAAGACTGGTGCAGGCCCCCGTGGCTTCGCCCGACGGGACCATGCTGGCCTATTCCGCCCTCGGACACATCTACCTGCAGAAGGCCGATGGCACCGGCGCGCCGGTTCGTCTCGATCGAGGTGCCGAACGCGACGAGGAGCTCGCCTTCCTGCCGGGCTGGAGCCCGGACGGGCGCGAACTGGTCTACGTCACCTGGAGCGAGGCAAGCGGCGGCATGGTCTGGAAGCAGTCCGTCGACCGCATCGGCGAACCCCAGGCCATGGCCGCGACCCGGGCCTATTACAGCTACCCGGTATTCACCCCCGATGGACGCGAGGTGGTGACCCTGCGCTCACCGATGGCGGCGCGCCGCAAGGCGACCTTCGACATCGGGCAGATGCGCCAGTCCGACCTCGTCGCCCTGCCCGCCAGCGGTGCGCAAGGCCCCGAGGACCTGCGCGTCATCCATTCGGGCATGATCGGCTCGCGCCCGCAATTCACCAAGGCCCCGGGCAAGGTTCACCTGCTCACCCCGCGCGGCCTCGCGGCGATCGACATGGCCACGGGCAAGAGCGCGCTGGTTGCCCAGGTCACGGGCCCGGGGTACTACTTTCTCGAGGGCAACACGCCCGTCGATGACATACGCATCAGCCCCGATGGCGAGTGGCTGCTGGTACAGACGGTCGAGCAGCTCACGCTCGTCAGGACACCCGAACCAGGCACGAGCATCGACCTCGATGATCCCGCAGTGCCCACCCGGCGCCTGACCACGGTCGGCGCCGACTTCTTCGAGTGGGAACGCGACGGCAGTATCGACTGGTCGGTCGGCTCGCGCTTTCACCACCTCGCGCTGGCGCAGGCGCTGCCCGGCGCCGCAGGCGAACCCGAGGCTCTGGCCCGCGTCACGGACATGAAGGTCGAGGCGCCGCGTGCGATGGCGTCGGGAACGCTGCTGCTGCGCGGTGCGCGGATCCTGACCATGGCAGATGCAGACCGGATCATCGCCGATGCCGACCTGCTGATCACCGATGGCCGCATCGCCGCAGTGGGTCCGCGAGGAAGCTTCCCCGTGCCCGCCGGGACGACGGTCCGCGATGTTACTGGCAAGACGATCCTGCCCGGCTTCATCGACGAGCACGACCACGTCGCCGAAATTCGCCGCAACGTGCTCAGCCTCGACGACTGGGGTCTCAAGTCGCGGCTCGCCTGGGGCGTCACTACCAGCTTCGATCCCTCCACGCTGAGCATTGACATGCTCGCCTATCAGGACCTGCTCGATACCGGCGCGATGATCGGGCCGCGGCTGCGCTCCACGGGGCCTGCGATCTTCTCGTTCAACCGCTTCGCCAGCCTCGACGAGGTGCGCGCGGTCATGCGCCGCTACCGCGACGACTGGGGGCTGCGCAACATCAAGCAGTACCGTACCGGCAACCGGCGCGTTCGCCAGTGGATGGCGATGGGCGCGCGCGAACTGGGGCTCCAGCCAACGACCGAGGGCGCACTCTCGCTCAAGCTCGACCTCACGCAGATGCTCGACGGCTTCGCGGGGAACGAACACGCCCTCGCCGCTCCGCTCGGCGACGATGTCATCGGCCTGATGACCGCGATGCGCACCAGCTACGCGACGACCATGATGATCACGCATCGCGGCCCCGACGGCGCGGACTGGTTCGCCAACGAGAGCCATGCCTCGACCAATCCGAAGATCGCGCACTTCTGGCCGCCAGTGGCGATCGAGCAGAAGCTCGGCGAACGCCCCGGCCGCCCCTTGGCCACGTATGGCTTCGACGAGATCGCGGGCGGCGCGGCGCGGCTGGCGCAAGCTGGCGGGCTGGTCGGCATGGGGGCGCACGGCGAAGTTCCCGGGATCGGGTTCCACTGGGAGATGTTCGCACACGTCCTGGGCGGAATGGAGACGAGGAGCGCGCTGCACGCGGCCACCGCCGGCTCGGCCGAGACCATCGGCAGGCTTGCCGACCTCGGCACGATCGAAGCGGGCAAGCTGGCCGACCTCGTCGTGCTCGACGCAGATCCCCTTGCCGACATCCACAATACCCTGCGCATCGCCTCGGTCATGCGCGACGGGCACCTCTACGCGGCGGATACGCTTGACCGGATATGGCCCGAACCGCGGCCCATGCCAGCTCCATGGTTCGCCGATCGCGATGGCCCCGAGCAATGGCTGCCCGCCATGCCGGACGACGCCGGTGCTCCCGACTGA
- a CDS encoding amidohydrolase, which produces MKKFPDHTLRGCVKTDRRTLVGGFGATLLAGMLASPWRALAAERGLDLALVNGRFWTGLPGQPATGAIGILGNRIAVLGEDAVRSLSTRRTRVIDLGGAFAMPAFTEAHTHFLKGAATLVQPDLLKARDRSEFAALIAATAKQRPGKWILGGTWDEQRLGGGLPTRDWIDAVTPDTPVAVPRTDLHSTLLNTLALKLAGITRDTPDPAGGVIVRDAAGEPTGILKDNARKLVERVIPAMSDSEVDDLITRGIDHGLSKGVAQIHNPEIDWSVYHPLRRLHARGALSARFQAYVPLADWEKMAAIVAEEGTGDDWLRWGKVKGLSDGSLGSRTAVFYDDYADAPGQKGVRVTGLDDLEQWIAAADAHGLQVATHAIGDRANDEVLDIYARVAQANGPRDRRFRIEHAQHLRASSIARFASQQVVASVQPYHAIDDGRWAIERIGPERLQGTYAFGSLLASCAHVAFGSDWPVAPLDPLTGIEAAVTRRTIDGANPEGWLPDQKITVEQALTCYTAGNAWAGFMDDRAGRLAPGYLADIAVFDADLTTIAPSALPSAKVLHTFVDGQERYAAQ; this is translated from the coding sequence ATGAAGAAATTCCCCGATCACACACTTCGCGGATGCGTGAAGACTGACCGGCGCACCCTCGTCGGCGGCTTTGGCGCCACGCTGCTCGCCGGAATGCTGGCAAGTCCGTGGCGTGCACTGGCCGCCGAGCGTGGGCTCGACCTCGCACTTGTCAACGGCCGTTTCTGGACCGGCCTGCCCGGACAGCCCGCCACTGGCGCGATCGGCATCCTCGGCAACCGCATCGCGGTCCTGGGCGAGGACGCGGTGAGGAGCCTCTCGACCCGGCGTACACGGGTGATCGATCTGGGCGGCGCCTTTGCCATGCCCGCCTTCACCGAGGCCCATACCCATTTCCTCAAGGGCGCCGCGACGCTGGTCCAGCCCGACTTGCTCAAGGCTCGGGACCGCAGCGAATTTGCGGCCCTGATCGCCGCCACTGCCAAGCAGCGCCCCGGCAAGTGGATACTGGGCGGCACCTGGGACGAGCAACGCCTCGGCGGCGGTCTGCCCACCCGCGACTGGATCGATGCCGTCACCCCCGACACCCCGGTCGCGGTACCGCGTACAGACCTGCACAGCACCTTGCTGAACACCCTCGCGCTCAAGCTGGCGGGTATCACCCGCGACACCCCCGATCCGGCGGGCGGCGTGATCGTTCGCGATGCCGCGGGCGAACCGACCGGCATCCTTAAGGACAACGCCCGCAAACTGGTCGAGCGGGTGATCCCGGCGATGTCGGACAGCGAAGTTGACGATCTCATCACGCGCGGCATCGACCATGGCCTGAGCAAGGGCGTGGCGCAGATCCACAATCCGGAGATCGACTGGAGCGTCTACCACCCCTTGCGGCGCCTGCACGCTCGCGGGGCGCTCTCGGCCCGCTTCCAGGCCTATGTCCCGCTGGCCGACTGGGAAAAGATGGCTGCCATCGTCGCAGAGGAAGGCACCGGCGACGACTGGCTGCGCTGGGGCAAGGTCAAGGGACTGTCCGATGGCTCGCTCGGATCGCGCACCGCCGTCTTCTACGACGACTATGCCGATGCCCCCGGGCAGAAGGGCGTGCGCGTCACCGGTCTCGACGATCTCGAGCAATGGATCGCAGCGGCAGACGCCCATGGCCTTCAGGTCGCGACCCATGCCATCGGCGATCGCGCCAACGACGAAGTGCTCGACATCTACGCCCGCGTCGCGCAGGCCAACGGCCCGCGCGACCGGCGCTTTCGCATCGAACATGCCCAGCACCTGCGTGCCTCGAGCATCGCGCGCTTTGCCAGCCAGCAGGTCGTCGCTTCGGTCCAGCCCTATCACGCCATCGACGACGGCCGCTGGGCAATCGAACGGATCGGTCCCGAGCGGCTTCAGGGTACGTACGCCTTCGGTTCGCTGCTCGCGAGCTGCGCGCATGTCGCCTTCGGCTCTGACTGGCCGGTCGCCCCGCTAGACCCGCTGACCGGAATCGAGGCCGCGGTCACGCGCCGAACCATCGACGGAGCCAACCCCGAAGGCTGGCTGCCCGATCAGAAGATCACCGTCGAACAGGCGCTCACCTGCTACACCGCAGGCAATGCCTGGGCGGGCTTCATGGACGATCGCGCAGGGCGCCTCGCGCCCGGCTACCTTGCCGACATCGCGGTGTTCGACGCGGACCTCACGACCATCGCCCCTTCCGCTCTTCCATCAGCGAAAGTGCTGCACACTTTCGTCGATGGACAAGAGCGCTACGCCGCACAGTGA